The following are from one region of the Anomaloglossus baeobatrachus isolate aAnoBae1 chromosome 1, aAnoBae1.hap1, whole genome shotgun sequence genome:
- the LOC142291977 gene encoding uncharacterized protein LOC142291977: protein MSLKLLPFTLYKSALTVLVVANCLSLCFFTVLFPGSMDFKARESTWQTQLNQVFDTEGEVDNSVDSRNHRELCNQVKSLFNRRMRLWWNKAFMQRYVDRGLIPRGLRVQVFPSFSVTDETFKRDWEEAASACSRSFMGLLINNNEASLRAIDEEISVLQDRTTKELTPAELSNFHETLNKEFVKWEKELVSTKTKKYQRDVTDYKNQQVYRWKGTTRRRRHFVGLPNSVSASSISSMEDESSSSRPVTRGFSGKNRPDKTPPAPGKSTLGAIPKKGNSNQLEVINLSQVQLSDDQIEVLKLGLTFVPDCSFDLFTVAKDLNLFLRKVVLHKIHARGSSLNPCTMEREEEAVRILEELEGQASVVYVCALGAIFLCVTNLVVCLHWRMSWEGIQYILIVYMRLFTGLRLTV, encoded by the exons atgtccctgaagttgttgccttttaccttatataagtctgctttaactgtcctggttgttgctaattgtctctctctgtgttttttcacagtTCTTTTTCCAGGCAGTATGGACTTTAAAGCCCGTGAATCCACGTGGCAAACTCAATTGAACCAGGTTTTTGACACAGAGGGCGAAGTGGACAATTCAGTGGATTCAAGAAATCATAGGGAGCTTTGCAACCAAGTCAAATCATTGTTCAACCGCAGaatgagactctggtggaacaaggccttcATGCAGCGCTATGTTGATCGGGGGTTAATACCTAGAGGGCTTAGGGTACAGGTCTTTCCCTCTTTCAGTGTCACGGATGAGACGTTTAAAAGGGACTGGGAGGAAGCAGCTTCTGCTTGCTCCAGGTCCTTTATGGGGCTTCTTATTAATAACAATGAGGCCTCTCTCCGTGCCATTGATGAGGAGATTTCTGTGTTACAAGACCGGACCACGAAGGAACTCACCCCCGCTGAGTTATCGAATTTCCATGAGACATTGAATAAGGAGTTTGTTAAATGGGAAAAGGAGTTGGTCTctaccaaaacaaaaaaatatcaacgTGACGTTACTGATTATAAAAACCAGCAGGTGTATCGATGGAAGGGGACAACACGCCGGAGGAGACATTTTGTCGGACTCCCTAACTCCGTAtcggcctcctccatctcctcaatGGAGGATGAAAGCTCTTCATCTAGACCTGTAACGAGAGGTTTTTCGGGTAAAAATAGACCCGATAAAACACCCCCAGCCCCTGGAAAATCTACCTTGGGAGCAATTCCAAAGAAGGGCAATTCCAACCAACTGGAGGTGATTAACTTGTCTCAGGTCCAACTGTCTGatgaccagattgaggtcctaaaATTAGGTTTAACCTTTGTACCTGATTGTAGTTTTGATCTTTTTACAGTCGCTAAGGACCTGAATCTGTTCCTCAGAAAGGTGGTTCTCCATAAAATACACGCTAGAGGATCCAGTCTGAATCCCTGTAccatggagagggaggaggaggctgtGCGGATACTTGAAGAATTGGAGggacaggcatctg ttgtctacgtttgtgctcttggtgcaatatttctctgtgtcactaacctggtggtctgcctgcattggagaatgagttgggaaggaatacagtatatcctgatcgtctatatgagattgttcactggactgcgtcttactgtttaa